One part of the Arabidopsis thaliana chromosome 1 sequence genome encodes these proteins:
- a CDS encoding methyltransferase, putative (DUF21) (FUNCTIONS IN: molecular_function unknown; INVOLVED IN: biological_process unknown; LOCATED IN: plasma membrane; EXPRESSED IN: 22 plant structures; EXPRESSED DURING: 13 growth stages; CONTAINS InterPro DOMAIN/s: Protein of unknown function DUF21 (InterPro:IPR002550), Cystathionine beta-synthase, core (InterPro:IPR000644); BEST Arabidopsis thaliana protein match is: CBS domain-containing protein with a domain of unknown function (DUF21) (TAIR:AT2G14520.1); Has 11150 Blast hits to 10836 proteins in 2494 species: Archae - 102; Bacteria - 8237; Metazoa - 428; Fungi - 268; Plants - 237; Viruses - 0; Other Eukaryotes - 1878 (source: NCBI BLink).) → MSSDIPCCGTTFSLYVVIIIALVAFAGLMAGLTLGLMSLGLVDLEVLIKSGRPQDRINAGKIFPVVKNQHLLLCTLLIGNSMAMEALPIFLDKIVPPWLAILLSVTLILVFGEIMPQAVCTRYGLKVGAIMAPFVRVLLVLFFPISYPISKVLDWMLGKGHGVLLRRAELKTFVNFHGNEAGKGGDLTTDETSIITGALELTEKTAKDAMTPISNAFSLELDTPLNLETLNTIMSVGHSRVPVYFRNPTHIIGLILVKNLLAVDARKEVPLRKMSMRKIPRVSETMPLYDILNEFQKGHSHIAVVYKDLDEQEQSPETSENGIERRKNKKTKDELFKDSCRKPKAQFEVSEKEVFKIETGDAKSGKSENGEEQQGSGKTSLLAAPAKKRHRGCSFCILDIENTPIPDFPTNEEVVGVITMEDVIEELLQEEILDETDEYVNIHNRIRVNMHASPENLPSVITSITQSSSGSTSPNQTSHMATPDSSPTTKPSNSSPTRKPSVSSPTREPSDSSHSMAPKHEESTQTL, encoded by the exons ATGTCATCGGATATTCCGTGCTGCGGAACCACGTTCTCGCTCTACGTCGTGATAATCATAGCTCTTGTAGCGTTCGCTGGCTTGATGGCTGGTTTAACTCTTGGTCTCATGTCTCTCGGTTTAGTCGACCTCGAAGTTCTCATCAAATCTGGCCGTCCTCAAGATCGAATCAACGCCG GTAAGATATTTCCAGTAGTGAAGAATCAGCATCTGTTGCTATGTACACTTTTGATCGGAAACTCTATGGCTATGGAG GCTTTACcaatatttttggataaaattgtGCCTCCTTGGTTAGCTATTCTTCTTTCAGTGACTCTTATACTGGTGTTTGGAGAG ATAATGCCACAAGCAGTTTGTACTCGATACGGGCTTAAGGTTGGAGCGATAATGGCTCCTTTTGTTCGTGTTCTTCTTGTACTGTTCTTCCCAATTTCATATCCAATCAGTAAG GTTCTTGATTGGATGTTGGGTAAGGGACATGGAGTTCTTTTACGGAGAGCAGAGCTAAAGACATTTGTGAATTTCCATGGAAATGAG GCTGGGAAAGGTGGAGATCTAACAACCGATGAGACTTCAATCATCACAGGTGCACTTGAATTAACTGAAAAGACGGCAAAAGATGCAATGACTCCCATATCGAATGCATTTTCCCTTGAGCTTGATACACCTCTTAATTT GGAAACTTTAAATACAATTATGTCAGTTGGTCATAGCAGAGTTCCAGTTTATTTCAGAAATCCCACACATATAATTGGGCTCATTCTG GTTAAAAATCTATTGGCAGTTGATGCCAGAAAGGAAGTTCCTCTGAGAAAAATGTCCATGAGAAAAATTCCACG TGTCTCTGAGACCATGCCACTATATGATATCTTAAACGAGTTCCAGAAGGGTCACAGTCACATAGCAGTTGTTTACAAGGATCTTGACGAGCAGGAGCAATCTCCCGAAACAAGTGAAAATGGTATTGAGCgcagaaaaaacaagaaaacgaaAGACGAACTTTTTAAGGACAGTTGTAGGAAACCAAAAGCTCAGTTTGAGGTATCGGAGAAGGAAG tattcaaaattgaaaccGGAGATGCAAAATCCGGCAAGAGTGAGAACGGTGAGGAGCAGCAAGGGTCAGGGAAAACAAGTCTATTGGCTGCTCCAGCTAAGAAGCGACATAGAGGCTGTTCGTTCTGCATTTTGGACATTGAGAATACTCCCATACCTGATTTTCCTACCAATGAGGAGGTTGTAGGAGTTATCACCATGGAGGATGTTATCGAAGAGCTTCTTCAG GAAGAGATCCTTGACGAAACCGATGAGTATGTGAACATCCACAACAGGATAAGAGTCAACATGCATGCTTCTCCAGAGAATCTACCAAGCGTGATAACCTCAATCACGCAATCATCATCGGGTTCCACTAGTCCCAACCAAACATCTCATATGGCCACACCAGATTCAAGTCCTACAACAAAACCATCAAATTCAAGTCCTACAAGAAAACCTTCAGTATCGAGTCCTACGAGAGAGCCTTCAGATTCTTCACACTCCATGGCTCCAAAACATGAAGAGTCCACCCAAACTTTATGA
- a CDS encoding methyltransferase, putative (DUF21), producing MAMEALPIFLDKIVPPWLAILLSVTLILVFGEIMPQAVCTRYGLKVGAIMAPFVRVLLVLFFPISYPISKVLDWMLGKGHGVLLRRAELKTFVNFHGNEAGKGGDLTTDETSIITGALELTEKTAKDAMTPISNAFSLELDTPLNLETLNTIMSVGHSRVPVYFRNPTHIIGLILVKNLLAVDARKEVPLRKMSMRKIPRVSETMPLYDILNEFQKGHSHIAVVYKDLDEQEQSPETSENGIERRKNKKTKDELFKDSCRKPKAQFEVSEKEVFKIETGDAKSGKSENGEEQQGSGKTSLLAAPAKKRHRGCSFCILDIENTPIPDFPTNEEVVGVITMEDVIEELLQEEILDETDEYVNIHNRIRVNMHASPENLPSVITSITQSSSGSTSPNQTSHMATPDSSPTTKPSNSSPTRKPSVSSPTREPSDSSHSMAPKHEESTQTL from the exons ATGGCTATGGAG GCTTTACcaatatttttggataaaattgtGCCTCCTTGGTTAGCTATTCTTCTTTCAGTGACTCTTATACTGGTGTTTGGAGAG ATAATGCCACAAGCAGTTTGTACTCGATACGGGCTTAAGGTTGGAGCGATAATGGCTCCTTTTGTTCGTGTTCTTCTTGTACTGTTCTTCCCAATTTCATATCCAATCAGTAAG GTTCTTGATTGGATGTTGGGTAAGGGACATGGAGTTCTTTTACGGAGAGCAGAGCTAAAGACATTTGTGAATTTCCATGGAAATGAG GCTGGGAAAGGTGGAGATCTAACAACCGATGAGACTTCAATCATCACAGGTGCACTTGAATTAACTGAAAAGACGGCAAAAGATGCAATGACTCCCATATCGAATGCATTTTCCCTTGAGCTTGATACACCTCTTAATTT GGAAACTTTAAATACAATTATGTCAGTTGGTCATAGCAGAGTTCCAGTTTATTTCAGAAATCCCACACATATAATTGGGCTCATTCTG GTTAAAAATCTATTGGCAGTTGATGCCAGAAAGGAAGTTCCTCTGAGAAAAATGTCCATGAGAAAAATTCCACG TGTCTCTGAGACCATGCCACTATATGATATCTTAAACGAGTTCCAGAAGGGTCACAGTCACATAGCAGTTGTTTACAAGGATCTTGACGAGCAGGAGCAATCTCCCGAAACAAGTGAAAATGGTATTGAGCgcagaaaaaacaagaaaacgaaAGACGAACTTTTTAAGGACAGTTGTAGGAAACCAAAAGCTCAGTTTGAGGTATCGGAGAAGGAAG tattcaaaattgaaaccGGAGATGCAAAATCCGGCAAGAGTGAGAACGGTGAGGAGCAGCAAGGGTCAGGGAAAACAAGTCTATTGGCTGCTCCAGCTAAGAAGCGACATAGAGGCTGTTCGTTCTGCATTTTGGACATTGAGAATACTCCCATACCTGATTTTCCTACCAATGAGGAGGTTGTAGGAGTTATCACCATGGAGGATGTTATCGAAGAGCTTCTTCAG GAAGAGATCCTTGACGAAACCGATGAGTATGTGAACATCCACAACAGGATAAGAGTCAACATGCATGCTTCTCCAGAGAATCTACCAAGCGTGATAACCTCAATCACGCAATCATCATCGGGTTCCACTAGTCCCAACCAAACATCTCATATGGCCACACCAGATTCAAGTCCTACAACAAAACCATCAAATTCAAGTCCTACAAGAAAACCTTCAGTATCGAGTCCTACGAGAGAGCCTTCAGATTCTTCACACTCCATGGCTCCAAAACATGAAGAGTCCACCCAAACTTTATGA
- a CDS encoding F-box and associated interaction domains-containing protein (F-box and associated interaction domains-containing protein; CONTAINS InterPro DOMAIN/s: F-box domain, cyclin-like (InterPro:IPR001810), F-box domain, Skp2-like (InterPro:IPR022364), F-box associated domain, type 3 (InterPro:IPR013187), F-box associated interaction domain (InterPro:IPR017451); BEST Arabidopsis thaliana protein match is: F-box associated ubiquitination effector family protein (TAIR:AT1G47350.1); Has 1903 Blast hits to 1829 proteins in 50 species: Archae - 0; Bacteria - 0; Metazoa - 2; Fungi - 0; Plants - 1899; Viruses - 0; Other Eukaryotes - 2 (source: NCBI BLink).), producing MLKKTAPNSPKRRRCSSFAAVDLVGSANRTFMVSVSLPKELILEILKRLPAKSVKRFHCVSKQWASMLSCPHFRELFLTRSSSAQPRLLFAIEKHNQWSLFSLPQRLTPYEKSSSSSVVVTPEFHMKFPPDGMLIYPRHDRRFSFGYASGLMYFYGMWINEHDYDGVPVICNPLTGRYASLPFLERYRKAFSFFGFDPIEKQYKVLFMAYPSGPDHHTVLTFGTGEMSWRKIECSVKHDIVSDGICINGVMYYLGDTSEFMTAFVVVCFDVRSETFSFIYPGSYCEVINYKGKLGLVFCDDYTDDAIELRLWVLEDKEKIEWSKYAYKLKDEKFSAHYVSIVGVSAAGEIVLSMADFTSKQPFYVFYYNPERNTLQCTEIQGFEEHHGTFDRRSRVRVFVDDCSSFYRFADHVEYLNVDEPKLLKSKIYDGPNAKIEWEEEEEEDEDEDQEKEEEDQWS from the exons atgctAAAGAAAACTGCTCCAAACTCTCCAAAACGTCGCCGTTGTTCATCCTTCGCCGCCGTTGATCTCGTCG GATCAGCAAACAGAACGTTCATGGTTTCAGTTTCCCTCCCGAAAGAACTCATCCTCGAGATTTTGAAGAGATTGCCTGCAAAGTCAGTTAAGAGGTTTCATTGTGTGTCGAAGCAATGGGCATCAATGCTTAGTTGTCCACATTTCAGAGAGTTGTTCCTGACCAGGTCCTCATCTGCTCAGCCGCGTCTCTTATTCGCCATCGAAAAACATAATCAGTGGAGCTTGTTCTCGTTGCCTCAGCGTCTGACTCCATATGAGAagtcttcttcgtcgtctgTTGTAGTAACCCCTGAATTTCACATGAAGTTCCCTCCAGATGGTATGCTGATCTATCCTCGTCATGACCGACGGTTTTCATTTGGCTATGCCTCTGGTTTGATGTATTTCTATGGTATGTGGATCAACGAGCACGATTACGATGGAGTGCCTGTGATATGCAACCCTTTAACAGGACGGTATGCGAGCTTGCCTTTTCTGGAAAGGTATAGAAAGGCGTTTAGCTTTTTCGGGTTTGATCCGATTGAGAAGCAGTACAAGGTGTTGTTCATGGCTTACCCTTCTGGTCCTGATCATCATACAGTTCTAACATTTGGAACTGGAGAAATGAGTTGGAGAAAGATAGAATGTTCTGTAAAACATGACATTGTGAGTGATGGGATATGTATCAATGGGGTCATGTATTACTTAGGCGATACGTCTGAGTTTATGACTGCTTTTGTGGTTGTTTGCTTTGATGTGAGGTCTGAGACATTCAGCTTTATTTACCCTGGAAGCTATTGTGAAGTGATAAACTACAAGGGAAAgttgggtttggttttttgtGATGATTACACTGATGATGCTATTGAGTTGCGTCTGTGGGTTCTAGAGGACAAGGAGAAAATAGAGTGGTCAAAGTATGCCTACAAGTTGAAGGATGAGAAATTCTCGGCTCATTACGTTTCCATTGTTGGAGTGAGTGCTGCGGGTGAGATTGTTCTGTCAATGGCTGATTTCACGTCTAAACAACCGTTTTATGTGTTCTACTACAATCCCGAAAGGAACACACTCCAATGTACTGAAATTCAAGGCTTTGAAGAACACCATGGAACATTCGACAGGCGTAGCAGAGTCCGCGTCTTTGTAGATGATTGCAGTAGTTTCTACCGTTTTGCTGACCATGTTGAGTATCTGAATGTTGACGAACCAAAGCTGCTGAAGTCCAAAATCTATGATGGTCCAAATGCGAAGATAGAAtgggaagaggaagaagaagaagatgaagatgaagatcaagaaaaagaagaagaagatcaatggagttag
- a CDS encoding F-box and associated interaction domains-containing protein — protein sequence MVSVSLPKELILEILKRLPAKSVKRFHCVSKQWASMLSCPHFRELFLTRSSSAQPRLLFAIEKHNQWSLFSLPQRLTPYEKSSSSSVVVTPEFHMKFPPDGMLIYPRHDRRFSFGYASGLMYFYGMWINEHDYDGVPVICNPLTGRYASLPFLERYRKAFSFFGFDPIEKQYKVLFMAYPSGPDHHTVLTFGTGEMSWRKIECSVKHDIVSDGICINGVMYYLGDTSEFMTAFVVVCFDVRSETFSFIYPGSYCEVINYKGKLGLVFCDDYTDDAIELRLWVLEDKEKIEWSKYAYKLKDEKFSAHYVSIVGVSAAGEIVLSMADFTSKQPFYVFYYNPERNTLQCTEIQGFEEHHGTFDRRSRVRVFVDDCSSFYRFADHVEYLNVDEPKLLKSKIYDGPNAKIEWEEEEEEDEDEDQEKEEEDQWS from the coding sequence ATGGTTTCAGTTTCCCTCCCGAAAGAACTCATCCTCGAGATTTTGAAGAGATTGCCTGCAAAGTCAGTTAAGAGGTTTCATTGTGTGTCGAAGCAATGGGCATCAATGCTTAGTTGTCCACATTTCAGAGAGTTGTTCCTGACCAGGTCCTCATCTGCTCAGCCGCGTCTCTTATTCGCCATCGAAAAACATAATCAGTGGAGCTTGTTCTCGTTGCCTCAGCGTCTGACTCCATATGAGAagtcttcttcgtcgtctgTTGTAGTAACCCCTGAATTTCACATGAAGTTCCCTCCAGATGGTATGCTGATCTATCCTCGTCATGACCGACGGTTTTCATTTGGCTATGCCTCTGGTTTGATGTATTTCTATGGTATGTGGATCAACGAGCACGATTACGATGGAGTGCCTGTGATATGCAACCCTTTAACAGGACGGTATGCGAGCTTGCCTTTTCTGGAAAGGTATAGAAAGGCGTTTAGCTTTTTCGGGTTTGATCCGATTGAGAAGCAGTACAAGGTGTTGTTCATGGCTTACCCTTCTGGTCCTGATCATCATACAGTTCTAACATTTGGAACTGGAGAAATGAGTTGGAGAAAGATAGAATGTTCTGTAAAACATGACATTGTGAGTGATGGGATATGTATCAATGGGGTCATGTATTACTTAGGCGATACGTCTGAGTTTATGACTGCTTTTGTGGTTGTTTGCTTTGATGTGAGGTCTGAGACATTCAGCTTTATTTACCCTGGAAGCTATTGTGAAGTGATAAACTACAAGGGAAAgttgggtttggttttttgtGATGATTACACTGATGATGCTATTGAGTTGCGTCTGTGGGTTCTAGAGGACAAGGAGAAAATAGAGTGGTCAAAGTATGCCTACAAGTTGAAGGATGAGAAATTCTCGGCTCATTACGTTTCCATTGTTGGAGTGAGTGCTGCGGGTGAGATTGTTCTGTCAATGGCTGATTTCACGTCTAAACAACCGTTTTATGTGTTCTACTACAATCCCGAAAGGAACACACTCCAATGTACTGAAATTCAAGGCTTTGAAGAACACCATGGAACATTCGACAGGCGTAGCAGAGTCCGCGTCTTTGTAGATGATTGCAGTAGTTTCTACCGTTTTGCTGACCATGTTGAGTATCTGAATGTTGACGAACCAAAGCTGCTGAAGTCCAAAATCTATGATGGTCCAAATGCGAAGATAGAAtgggaagaggaagaagaagaagatgaagatgaagatcaagaaaaagaagaagaagatcaatggagttag
- a CDS encoding F-box associated ubiquitination effector family protein (F-box associated ubiquitination effector family protein; CONTAINS InterPro DOMAIN/s: F-box associated domain, type 3 (InterPro:IPR013187), F-box associated interaction domain (InterPro:IPR017451); BEST Arabidopsis thaliana protein match is: F-box and associated interaction domains-containing protein (TAIR:AT1G47340.1); Has 838 Blast hits to 807 proteins in 14 species: Archae - 0; Bacteria - 0; Metazoa - 0; Fungi - 0; Plants - 838; Viruses - 0; Other Eukaryotes - 0 (source: NCBI BLink).), with translation MYNKLQNLRHETRSVEEYAEEFYLLLTFNDINDSQTQLVSRLIGELRSQLQNSLSQFDPTTVSEAHRRAASFEKQMRSASWNFTNTRPRSLEQQTPPTNIASREGDEQIKIVTRNTNDEQGLRRSARTENGEILSLARKLSPPNPRRHCVRLLETAEFHMKFPPDGMQIYPRNDRRFSCGYASGMMYFYGMRIKEDDYDGVPVLCNPITGHYATLPAIARFRQAFSFFGYDPIDKQFKVLFMIMAYPCSPDHHKVLKLGSGEMSWRRLKRTLRHEIMSEGICINGVVYYLGDTSEVLTSFVVVCFDVRYETFSFLYPGSYCELINYKGKLGLVFYDDYDGDTIKLRLWVLEDEEKNEWSKYAYVLWDDIFLAHYVSVVGVTATGEIVLSMADYTSKQPFYIFYYNPEMNTLQCVEIRGFGEYHEASGNRSRVCVFVDNVFEKDCSRFYALADHVEDINVIDSKLLKSKIYEDTYPNLEDYEQSDHDETSDDEESLRSYNYSYKPYMYAGEEERRKRSRRTRRSTIRRR, from the exons ATGTATAACAAGTTGCAAAATCTGAGACATGAAACACGGTCTGTGGAAGAATATGCTGAAGAATTCTACCTACTACTCACGTTTAATGACATCAATGATAGTCAGACACAACTTGTTTCAAGATTGATCGGTGAATTACGCTCTCAGTTACAAAATTCTTTGTCACAATTCGACCCTACAACCGTCTCGGAGGCTCACAGGCGAGCAGCTTCTTTTGAGAAACAAATGAGGTCAGCCTCATGGAACTTTACTAACACTCGTCCTCGTTCACTAGAGCAGCAAACACCTCCAACGAATATTGCTTCTCGTGAAGGGGATGAGCAAATCAAAATAGTGACCCGTAATACGAATGACGAACAAGGTTTGCGTCGATCAGCAAGGACAGAAAACg GTGAAATTTTAAGCTTGGCTAGAAAGCTATCTCCTCCAAACCCTCGAAGACACTGCGTTCGTCTCTTAG AAACCGCTGAATTTCATATGAAGTTCCCTCCAGATGGTATGCAGATCTATCCTCGTAACGACCGACGGTTTTCATGTGGCTATGCGTCTGGTATGATGTATTTCTATGGTATGCGGATCAAAGAGGATGATTACGATGGAGTGCCTGTGCTATGTAACCCTATAACGGGACATTATGCGACCTTGCCTGCTATTGCAAGGTTTAGACAAGCGTTTAGCTTTTTCGGGTATGATCCGATTGACAAGCAATTCAAGGTATTGTTCATGATCATGGCTTACCCATGTAGTCCTGATCATCATAAAGTTCTGAAACTTGGAAGTGGAGAAATGAGTTGGAGAAGATTAAAACGTACCTTAAGACATGAAATTATGAGTGAAGGTATATGCATCAATGGGGTTGTGTATTACTTGGGTGATACGTCTGAGGTTTTGACTTCTTTTGTGGTAGTTTGCTTTGATGTGAGGTATGAGACATTCAGCTTTCTTTACCCTGGAAGCTATTGTGAACTGATAAATTACAAAGGAAAgttgggtttggttttttatgATGATTACGATGGTGATACCATTAAGTTGCGTCTTTGGGTTCTAGAGGACGAGGAGAAAAATGAATGGTCGAAATATGCCTACGTGTTGTGGGATGATATATTTTTGGCTCATTATGTTTCGGTAGTTGGAGTGACTGCTACGGGTGAAATTGTTTTGTCGATGGCTGATTATACATCTAAGCAACCCTTCTATATTTTCTACTATAACCCTGAAATGAATACTCTTCAATGTGTTGAAATTCGAGGTTTTGGAGAATACCATGAAGCGTCGGGCAATAGGAGTAGAGTCTGCGTCTTTGTAGACAACGTCTTTGAGAAAGATTGTAGTAGATTCTACGCTTTAGCAGACCATGTAGAAGATATTAACGTCATCGATTCAAAGCTACTCAAGTCAAAGATCTATGAAGATACTTACCCGAACTTAGAAGATTATGAACAATCAGACCACGACGAAACATCAGACGACGAAGAATCTTTACGTTCTTATAACTATTCTTATAAGCCATATATGTACgcaggagaagaagaacgcagaaaaagaagtagaagaacGAGAAGGAGTACGATAAGGAGAAGATAG
- a CDS encoding Toll-Interleukin-Resistance (TIR) domain family protein (Toll-Interleukin-Resistance (TIR) domain family protein; FUNCTIONS IN: transmembrane receptor activity; INVOLVED IN: signal transduction, defense response, innate immune response; LOCATED IN: intrinsic to membrane; CONTAINS InterPro DOMAIN/s: Toll-Interleukin receptor (InterPro:IPR000157); BEST Arabidopsis thaliana protein match is: Toll-Interleukin-Resistance (TIR) domain family protein (TAIR:AT2G03300.1); Has 1597 Blast hits to 1536 proteins in 48 species: Archae - 0; Bacteria - 0; Metazoa - 0; Fungi - 0; Plants - 1597; Viruses - 0; Other Eukaryotes - 0 (source: NCBI BLink).), with protein MTSVSPRYRNVPVPKVFLSFRGEEIRHGFISHLADALERYGIMFIIDKDEQRGNDLTSLLLRIKESKVALVIFSSRFAESRFCMDEIVKMKECVDERKLLVIPIFYKVRARDVSGRTGDFGKKFWALAQKSRGCQIKEWMEALECISNKMGLSLGDGRSEADFIKEIVKEVERVLATFTSEDTEDHHCQTVKLLKGLVVGCLAHQELPLVLVFTQVYYYVKFSIFFIEEIFSSCFRKGFVLKPCKEDLQINSISIPGIDLENFKNMMQQAMYELNQMLLQSLGNIDPHRDVAFENQPQDQPDSPIALPEERRVALEATKFCGHAAYWWNQTKTTRARIGKVLIHFWEKLKKKFKDTYDRTVRI; from the exons ATGACGAGCGTGTCTCCTCGGTACAGAAATGTTCCTGTCCCTAAAGTGTTCCTTAGTTTCCGAGGAGAAGAGATTCGTCATGGGTTTATCAGCCACCTCGCTGATGCTTTAGAGAGATATGGGATCATGTTCATCATAGATAAAGACGAGCAACGTGGAAATGACTTGACAAGTCTCCTTTTAAGGATCAAAGAGTCAAAAGTTGCCCTGGTCATCTTCTCTAGCAG GTTTGCGGAGTCGAGGTTTTGTATGGATGAGATTGTCAAGATGAAGGAATGCGTAGATGAAAGAAAGCTTCTAGTCATTCCTATCTTCTATAAGGTTAGGGCAAGAGATGTGAGCGGCCGCACAGGTGACTTTGGTAAAAAGTTTTGGGCGCTTGCTCAAAAGTCTCGAGGATGTCAAATCAAGGAGTGGATGGAAGCCCTAGAGTGTATTTCTAATAAGATGGGTTTGTCCCTGGGAGACGGAAG GTCTGAAGCCGATTTTATTAAGGAAATCGTTAAAGAGGTTGAGAGAGTTCTAGCCACATTTACAAGCGAGGACACAGAAGATCATCACTGT CAAACCGTTAAGCTTTTGAAGGGCCTCGTCGTGGGTTGCCTTGCCCATCAAGAACTGCCGTTGGTGTTGGTTTTTACTCAAGTTTACTACTATGTtaagttttctattttcttcattgaGGAGATATTCTCATCATGTTTTAGGAAAGG CTTTGTCTTAAAGCCCTGCAAGGAGGACTTGCAAATCAATTCGATATCGATTCCTGGAATCGATCTCG AAAATTTCAAGAATATGATGCAACAAGCGATGTACGAACTGAATCAAATGTTGCTGCAAAGTCTTGGCAACATAGACCCTCATCGTGATGTTGCTTTTGAAAACCAGCCACAAGACCAACCAGATAGTCCGATTGCTC TCCCGGAAGAACGTAGAGTTGCTTTGGAAGCAACCAAATTCTGTGGTCACGCTGCATATTGGTGGAATCAGACAAAGACAACTCGTGCCCGCATTGGAAAAGTTCTAATTCATTTTTGGGAGAAGCTCAAGAAAAAGTTTAAGGACACGTATGACAGGACTGTAAGGATTTGA